The region ACCTGTTCTTTCGGCTTCGGTCGGGACACAAATGTGCCGCTCCCTTGGATTTTGTACAGCCATCCTTCCTTCTCGAGTTCTCCCAGCGCTTGCCGAACGGTATGTCGGCTTAGTTGAAACTGGTTGGCGATCTCATGCTCGGTCGGAATTTTCTCATCCGGCTTCATTTGTCCGGAAATGATCCAAGATAAAATTTCTTGTTTTAATTGCAGATATTTCGGCAGCGTTTTCTCCTTCATAGTCCACCTCAACGATAAAATAATGAGATACAAATTAATTTTATTATAACAGTTTTTATTTGTCCGTATCTATTGTTATAATCTCAAGAAAGAAGCAAACATTTCATCCATTCCTTCTTCCATGGCCTTGCGGGGTCGTTTTCGTTAAGTTCATTGAATTGGATGGTAGAGTTCAACAATGCTCCCGTCTTTCTCTCAATCACGTCATAGGAGCACTTCGGAATTTGAAATGCAATGTTTTTCCAAATTTACGCACAAAAATCCCCTTTTCTCCACTAGGAATGAGAGAAAACCACCCAATGGAAAAAAGGGGATGAAAAACAAAATAACGAACTACTCCAACTCCTCAATCATCGACACAACCGCATTCCACAAATCCTTATGCGACCAACTCGGGAGAGTCGGACGCCGAACGGCAAGCTCGTGAGAGGCAGGGAGGTGGACAAAGCCAGCCTGCACGGACAAATTTTCACTGCTTATTTTATGCAAGACAGAATACATGACATGGTTGCACAAATACGTTCCTGCCGTATTAGAAATTTGCGCAGGGTATCCCCGCTCATTCAGGACATTGACAAACCGGCGGATCGGCAATGTAGAGAAATAAGCTGCTGGTCCGTCTTCGACAATGGGCTCATCTTGCACATGTATTCCACGGTTATCCGGCCCTCCGTCTTGACAATTGATTGCTACTCGTTCGGGGGTGATTTTTGTACGACCGGCAGCGAGACCGAGCGACATAACGACATCCGGTTGGATTTGTTCCAGGTGCTCTAAACAGCGCAAGGACGACTGCGAAAAGTCAACCGGAAGCACGCGGCCGTAAACCTGATACTTTCCAATCTCCATTCCGTCCAGTTCTGTCGCAATTCGTTCCGTTGGGTTAATAGGAAATTCCAAAAAAGGTTCAAACCCTGTTAATAACAGCTTTTTCATTAAGAATATCCCTCCCAACGCTAAACGTTTCAGTTTAATAGTAGAAAAATAAATAAGTCAGGGATATGAATAAACATCCTGTGCCCGTGCCAAGCAAAACAGTTTTGATGCGATCCGTCGTTCGATTTTTCCAATCCTTCAACCAAACATCATTTGCCCACTTTTCTTCTTCCCGAATCAACATCTTTGGTTTCGGCACTATCCATCGGTATAGTTGCTGAAAGCCTTGGAAAAAAGGGCGGAAAAAACCGGTTTGATGAACAAACAACGCCGCTTCCAGCGCCAATAACGTAAGGCCCAACAAAAAACACTCGTTAATGAAAACAAGTGCACTCATCTCATAAAATCGTTTTATGCATAACAAAACAGCGATCGTACAAAAACTAGCCACGAAGTACAGCGCCATGCTCCCCCTCCTTACGGAGAAAAAGAGGAAGAATTATCCATATTAGGAATAATTCTTCCCCTTATTTATCTTACTCCGCTACTTTTTTCGCCCAGCGCACATCCGGATAACGGTTGACAGGATAGACAATGCCTTTGAATTTCGGCGACGTTAAATAATTTTGCGAATAGAAATAAACAGGGATAAACGGCAAATCCGTCATTAATACTTTTTCCGCTTCATGGAGGAGTTCATATCGTTTCTGGTCATCTTGTTCTACTTTCGCTTTGGCCATCAAATCATCAAATCGCTTGTTTACCCAGTTCGTGCGGTTGTTCGGGCTGTCACCTAAGTAGTAATCCAAAATCACTGTCGGGTCAACAAACACACCGACCCAACCCATGCGGGCCATTTGGAAATTGGACTGCTGTGTCGTTTCCAAGTATGTTTTCCATTCTTGGTTGGCCAGTTTCACTTTCACGCCAAGGTTCGTTTTCAACATTTCTTGAACAGCTTCAGCAATTTTTTTATGGTTCTCGGCGGTATTATACATTAGCGTGACTTCTGGAAGCTTTGTCCATCCTTCTTCCTTCATACCTTCTTCCAATAACTGTTTCGCTTCTTTGACGTTCTCTTCAAAATAAGAACCGCCCACTTCGCGGAAATCGCCTTTCGGAGTATTGACACCGTATGGTACGAAGGCATAAGCCGGTTTTTCACCAGATTTGGTAATATTTTTGACAATTGCCTCCCGATCAATGGCCATGGCAAAAGCGCGGCGAATTTTTGCGTTCGTAAACGGTGGTTTGTCTACATTCAGCATAAACATATACGTACCAAAGTATGGAGTGATTTTAAACTCCTTATTATTTTTTTCTTGGTCAATGACGTCAGTCGGCAAGGTGTCAATTAAGTCAAGCTCCCCTGTTTTATACATTTGATAGTATGTCGTCGCATCATTGACCATCTTCCATGTTACCTTTTGCATATTAATTTGATCTTTGTTCCAATAATGTTCATTCTTTTCGATGACAACTTCACTATTATGCTTCCATTCTGTCAAACGATAAGCCCCGTTGCTTACATATCCTTTTGCGTCCGCTGCCCATTTCGGGTTCGATTCAACGAGAGATTTTTTCACTGGATAAAATGTCCACATGGTCAGCAATTTATCAAAATATCCCAACGGTGCTTTTAATTCCACTTGGAATGTTTTGTCATCCAACGCCTTAATCCCTACCTGATCCGCGCTTCCCTTTCCTTTGTTATATTCTTCGGCCCCCTTGATGTAATACATATAAAAAGCGAACGGGCTCCCTGTCTTCGGATCAAGCACACGTTTCCAAGCGTATTCAAAGTCATAGGCCGTGACTGGATCACCGTCAGACCATTTTGCATCCTCACGAATCGTAAACGTATACGTTTTTCCATCTTCTGATATTTTT is a window of Geobacillus kaustophilus DNA encoding:
- a CDS encoding DUF3899 domain-containing protein, producing the protein MALYFVASFCTIAVLLCIKRFYEMSALVFINECFLLGLTLLALEAALFVHQTGFFRPFFQGFQQLYRWIVPKPKMLIREEEKWANDVWLKDWKNRTTDRIKTVLLGTGTGCLFISLTYLFFYY
- the pcp gene encoding pyroglutamyl-peptidase I → MKKLLLTGFEPFLEFPINPTERIATELDGMEIGKYQVYGRVLPVDFSQSSLRCLEHLEQIQPDVVMSLGLAAGRTKITPERVAINCQDGGPDNRGIHVQDEPIVEDGPAAYFSTLPIRRFVNVLNERGYPAQISNTAGTYLCNHVMYSVLHKISSENLSVQAGFVHLPASHELAVRRPTLPSWSHKDLWNAVVSMIEELE
- a CDS encoding peptide ABC transporter substrate-binding protein, whose product is MKRSLLTVLVLLLFVSTALAGCGNETPSNEGGEATKNIKQEITLNAKTEPPSLDPAIASDTTSGWVIDHLFEGLYTKNQKGEPVLGAASDVKISEDGKTYTFTIREDAKWSDGDPVTAYDFEYAWKRVLDPKTGSPFAFYMYYIKGAEEYNKGKGSADQVGIKALDDKTFQVELKAPLGYFDKLLTMWTFYPVKKSLVESNPKWAADAKGYVSNGAYRLTEWKHNSEVVIEKNEHYWNKDQINMQKVTWKMVNDATTYYQMYKTGELDLIDTLPTDVIDQEKNNKEFKITPYFGTYMFMLNVDKPPFTNAKIRRAFAMAIDREAIVKNITKSGEKPAYAFVPYGVNTPKGDFREVGGSYFEENVKEAKQLLEEGMKEEGWTKLPEVTLMYNTAENHKKIAEAVQEMLKTNLGVKVKLANQEWKTYLETTQQSNFQMARMGWVGVFVDPTVILDYYLGDSPNNRTNWVNKRFDDLMAKAKVEQDDQKRYELLHEAEKVLMTDLPFIPVYFYSQNYLTSPKFKGIVYPVNRYPDVRWAKKVAE